From Quercus lobata isolate SW786 chromosome 1, ValleyOak3.0 Primary Assembly, whole genome shotgun sequence, one genomic window encodes:
- the LOC115950019 gene encoding TPD1 protein homolog 1-like: MASVMTMYIAGLLVLAVHNVNGTEYESTSMGIGPRTSLPNQKLHIQGGDCLKNYIQVTQGTTGNLPSGTPIYSVQITNECPRDCSIAQIHLSCDSFASELLINPMIFRKLGINDCLVNNGKPLANGAAISFKYASNAKLPLAVSSLTCSP, encoded by the exons ATGGCGTCAGTCATGACCATGTACATTGCCGGGTTACTAGTACTTGCTGTCCATAATGTCAATG GAACTGAATATGAGTCAACTTCAATGGGAATAGGGCCCCGTACTAGCCTCCCAAATCAAAAGCTTCATATTCAAG GAGGagattgtttaaaaaattacattcagGTCACACAAGGCACCACTGGCAACCTACCTAGTGGAACTCCAATTTATAGTGTGCAAATAACAAATGAGTGCCCCAGGGATTGCAGCATTGCCCAAATCCATCTCAGCTGTGATTCTTTTGCATCTGAGCTACTGATTAACCCTATGATATTCAGGAAACTTGGCATTAATGACTGCCTTGTTAACAATGGAAAACCCCTTGCTAATGGTGCTGCTATCTCCTTCAAATATGCCTCTAATGCCAAATTACCCCTTGCTGTTTCCTCCCTTACTTGCTCACCTTGA
- the LOC115950026 gene encoding TPD1 protein homolog 1-like, with protein sequence MRTISCGHTASVMTMFIVGLLVLAVHNVNGGGDSGDCLKDYIQVIQGTTGNLPSGTPIFSVQIINECPRDCSIAQIHLSCDSFASELLINPMIFRKLGSNDCLVNNGKPLVNGAVISFKYASSAQFPLAVSSLTCLP encoded by the exons ATGAGAACCATCTCTTGTGGTCACACAGCGTCGGTCATGACCATGTTCATTGTCGGGTTACTGGTACTTGCTGTTCATAATGTCAATG GAGGAGGAGATTCAGGAGATTGTTTAAAAGATTACATTCAGGTCATACAAGGCACCACTGGCAACCTACCTAGTGGAACTCCAATTTTTAGTGTGCAAATAATAAATGAGTGCCCCAGGGATTGCAGCATTGCCCAAATCCATCTCAGCTGTGATTCTTTTGCATCTGAGCTACTGATCAACCCTATGATATTCAGGAAACTGGGCAGTAATGACTGCCTTGTTAACAATGGAAAACCCCTTGTTAATGGTGCTGTTATCTCCTTCAAATATGCCTCTAGTGCCCAATTCCCCCTTGCTGTTTCCTCCCTCACTTGCTTACCTTGA
- the LOC115981571 gene encoding cytochrome P450 94A1-like, protein MLDLNPSSLIPFFTTFSLSYLFIPLIFIFIIFHFLSNSDPHSKTPCPQSYPIIGNLPGFLRNRHRFHDWVTEMLSQTPSSTLRVRSFLDLSHGIGTANPTNLEHFLHLNFPNYIKGSRFYSVLNELLGDGIFNVDGHLWTLQRKIASHEFNTRSLKHFISFTVNSEISNSLIPYLSSNEDKVVDLQDALQRFGFDNICHVAFGVNPTCLASDNMYQNSPSSNFVKAFNVAVEISSLRMLSPLPIIWKIKRFLNMGSEKRYKEALKVINHYAMEIIRSKEEEEQQQQDGSEESLRNQDLLSRFMYSSSLNTQDFKDKEQNRKFLRDIVISFILAGSESTSTALTWFFWLISGHPRCEQRIYEELLSNSSMVQGKQCGNILSYDELKKLHYLHAAITESMRLFPPVPIESRLAVDDDVLPDGTYVGKGWYCDYSAYAMGRMEKIWGKGCREFRPERWLNDDGDFQPSDQFRFPVFHCGPRICLGKEMAYVQMKSVVAALMFEFEIMAVDGGASPEKMMNPPYMLSLLLKMRGGLPVRIRRRQQ, encoded by the coding sequence ATGTTGGACCTCAACCCTTCTTCTCTAATTCCCTTCTTCACCACCTTTTCTCTCAGCTACCTCTTCATCCCACtgatcttcatcttcatcatcttccACTTCCTCTCAAACTCTGATCCCCATTCCAAAACCCCATGTCCACAATCATACCCCATAATTGGAAACCTCCCAGGCTTCCTTCGAAACCGCCATAGATTCCATGATTGGGTCACCGAAATGCTTTCCCAAACCCCATCTTCTACTCTCCGAGTCCGTTCCTTCCTTGACCTCTCCCATGGAATCGGCACCGCAAACCCCACAAACCTCGAACACTTCCTCCACCTAAACTTCCCAAACTACATCAAAGGCTCTCGCTTCTACAGCGTCCTCAATGAACTCCTTGGTGATGGTATTTTCAATGTCGACGGTCATCTCTGGACTCTTCAACGCAAGATTGCAAGTCATGAATTCAACACCAGATCACTCAAACACTTCATTTCTTTCACTGTCAATTCCGAAATCTCGAACTCCCTCATTCCTTACCTCTCTAGCAACGAAGACAAAGTCGTTGATCTTCAAGACGCGTTGCAAAGGTTCGGTTTTGACAACATATGCCACGTTGCTTTTGGTGTAAACCCCACGTGTTTAGCCTCCGACAATATGTATCAGAACTCACCAAGCTCTAACTTTGTTAAAGCTTTCAATGTTGCCGTGGAGATTAGCTCTTTAAGGATGTTGTCACCACTGCCTATAATATGGAAGATCAAGAGGTTTCTCAACATGGGCTCCGAAAAGAGATACAAAGAAGCACTAAAAGTGATCAACCACTACGCAATGGAAATCATTAGgtccaaagaagaagaagaacaacaacaacaagatgGCAGTGAAGAATCACTTCGAAATCAAGACTTGCTATCGAGATTCATGTACTCTTCGAGCTTGAACACACAGGATTTTAAAGAcaaagaacaaaacaggaagTTCTTGAGAGATATAGTCATAAGCTTCATACTTGCTGGGAGTGAATCAACCTCGACGGCCTTGACATGGTTCTTTTGGTTGATCTCAGGCCATCCTCGATGTGAGCAACGAATATACGAAGAGCTGTTGTCAAACTCATCAATGGTGCAAGGAAAACAGTGCGGTAATATTCTCAGCTACGATGAGCTAAAGAAACTGCATTACCTACACGCAGCCATAACCGAGTCAATGAGGTTGTTCCCACCTGTTCCGATAGAGTCAAGATTAGCGGTGGATGATGATGTTTTGCCTGATGGGACCTACGTGGGAAAGGGCTGGTATTGTGATTACTCAGCTTATGCAATGGGGAGGATGGAGAAGATTTGGGGAAAGGGTTGTAGGGAGTTTAGGCCTGAGAGATGGTTAAATGATGACGGGGATTTTCAGCCGTCGGATCAGTTTAGGTTCCCTGTGTTTCATTGTGGGCCCAGGATTTGCTTGGGGAAAGAGATGGCTTATGTTCAGATGAAGTCTGTGGTGGCAGCTttgatgtttgagtttgagatcATGGCTGTTGATGGTGGTGCGAGTCCAGAGAAGATGATGAACCCGCCTTACATGCTATCACTACTACTTAAGATGAGAGGTGGATTGCCTGTGAGGATAAGGAGGAGACAGCAATGA